The genomic interval ATCAAAATCCCAAAAGATACAGTTGCAGAAGACCTGACCTTTGAGGAAATAAAGAAACTCGCGGGTGAGCAACCAGCTACTAAAAGGGGTGCGAAGGCTGCGAATAAGACAGCCAAATCCGCTGCTACGAAGAAGAAGACACCCGCAAAAAAGAAAACGACAAGTAAAACGAAAGCCAAAGAGAATTAGTATGTCATGAAGAAGGATTTACCTGAAAATATTGTCGAGGACATTAGTATTGCGGTTAGCTTGGAAGGTGGGACTCCTGAGACGAAAATATGGCGCGTCTATCTGATCAACCAGAAAAACGAAACACTTAGAAATGTGTTGGTAACGTCAAAGGGATACGATCGCAGTGAGGGAAAAGATATTAAGACAAGTATTTTGCGCCATTTTCTTGGCGATGTTAAAGGACGATCCTCAGCGTTAATCGAACCAATCGATGATGCACTCTTTGGCCTCACCAATGAGTATTGGTTAAGTTATTATATCGATGACGTTATCTATGACAAGAAATTCATCTTTCTACCCGAAAGTATCGTCGACTCTAACTTTATAAAATTGCCACTTCTGAATAAACCGGGTGTATTGATTGGGTGAGGATTTGAACCCAATCAATACACTGAGAACCGGAGCTCTTTGCTATAATTAAATTTAGATAAGTTTCAAAAAAAACTCAATAAAAAAAGAGCTGCTTCTAAGAAACAGCTCTTTTTTTATACATATATAGTTGAAAACTCCCTAATTGAGCGAGTTCATTTTCTCTTGGATCTCATTAACCTTTTCAGTATTTTCTTTCAACTGATAATAGGTTCTAAGATTCTGCCAAGCAACGGCCGACGTTGGATCAATTTCAGTAGCCTTCTCTAAAAAAGGTAATGCCTCGTCAACCAGTTGATTACCAATTTTGGCTTGTTCATTATATTTCTGTTGCTCATTAGCAGGCAGCTTACTAGCCTCTCTAAACACCTCGATACCTTTGTTCAGCATTAGCCCTCCTAAGTTAATATAGGCATTAACCGACTGAGGATCTAACTCGATTGACTTCTTATATGCGGCTTCAGCTTCATCATTTTGACCACTAGCTCCTAACGCAATACCATGATAGTAATGCAACACGGCATTCGATGGATCTTTCTCTATCTGTGATGATATATCAGCAATAACTTCCGCTTCATTGCCTGCTTGCAAATTCAGCTCAATATTTTGCGTAGCCAATTCTTGGTTCTCCGGGAATTTAGCTGACCCTTCTTTTGCATATTGAATGGCAGAAGTTGTGTCTTCTTGCATCAAATATAGACGCGACAAATCTAAATATACCTGTGAAAGACTTGAGAAATCATCATGATCCAGAAGAGTCTTATATTTCTCTATTGCGTTTGGATAGTCTTGCGCATTAATTGCAGCTAAACCTGCATAATAAGAGAACAAGGTATCTCCAGGCAAATACTCTAACCCTTTGGCAAACGCAGTATAGGCACCAGCAAAATCTTGATTTTCGAAGGCTTTAACACCGACAGTTAATTCGGCTTGTGCAAGTGTTTTTGCAGCTACATCGATGTTCTCGGCTTGCTCATCAGCACCTTCTGTAGATTTTGCTTTTTCTATCGCTGCGAGTGCTTTTTGCTTGTACTCGTCAGCTCCTCCTGTAGAATCAAGCAATACATAATCTGAATAAACCAATGCGAGATATGTCCAAGTCTCAGATAAATTATTGGTCTTATCATTTTCAGCAGCTTTTTCCAATGAGGTTTTTGCGGCTTCTAAGTCTTTTAAGCCTAATTCAGCGCTACCAATCTGTTTAACCTCGTTAAACTTGCTGTAGCTTGCTTTTCCTCTATTCAGTTCACCCTTTTGCGCAAAAGCAACAACTGAGCAAAACAATGAGGCAATTAATAGTAGTGATTTAATCTTCATGTTAATTGAATGTGTTCTGATTTAATTGATTACTTACTCGTTCATATTGGATAGTATCACCCGACTTATCAAACAACACAGCCAAAGACTGTAATGCATTAACAGAGTTCGGGTCAATTTCGTTTGCTTTAAGCAAATGTTTTTCGGCCAAATCTTTCTTCTCCATATTTGCCGTATCACTTACAAAATCTCGCAAGTAAAGCAGCCCTAACTCGAAATTGGCGTTATAGTTATTATCGTCAAGATCTAAAGTAGTCTTATAATATTGCTCTGCTTGCTTTCGATTACCAGTTACTTCATAAGCATAACCTGCAAGATAATTTAACTCCACATTTTCAGGCTCTAAACGAATGGCATGTTCTATCAAGGGAACGACTGCATCATAGGAACCATTGCCTGCGTAAATATTGATAATCTGAAAAAGAATGTCTTTATTATCCGGATAAGAATCGGAACCCGAGAGCAAAACATTTAGTCTTTCATTTTGGTTGCCGGTTTTATTATACAAGTCAGCCATAATGAGTATATCCTCTGCCGAGGCGTTGTCTTTACTCTCTAGATATGCATTGTAATAATGAATAGCTTCGTCATTTTTTTCGAGCTGTGAAGCGAGTACAGCGAGATTACGATTCACTTGAATATCTCCCCGGCTAAGGGTATCTACTTGTTTCAAATGATTATAGGCTTCTTCATATTTATTATTGTTCAAAGCCCGACGTCCGAGAATCAAATGCGCATTCCCCAGTTTTCTATGAATATAGGTTATTTGCGCCTCATTTTCGTAATTAAGCTGTTCGTCATTCAACTTCGACAGAGCAAACTTTGCTTCGTCGATTGGATCCTTTGAATATTTCAAGCTACGATTTGAGTCTGCCACCGCTAAACTACTATATACCAATGCTCTTAAAAGATTGTTCTTATAGGCACTAGAGTCACGGCGTTCCTTGTAGGCATTATCGGAGAACTTTCTGGCATTCTCCAATTGCTTGAAGTCTGCTGTCTTCGCATACATAGCAAAGGCGTTGTTTCCTTCCTTCTCGTCCGATTGTGCCCACACAATAGGCTGTCCCATCATGAACGTTACGAAAAATAATAAGAAAGCTTTTTTCATTTTACAGTATGCTTTTTCTTTAATCTTCTGTTGGTGTATCCGGTTCATTTTCATTTCCCGTTTCTGCAACATCACTCTGTGTATTTTCTTCCACATCTATTTCTTCATCTTCCTCGCTCTC from Pedobacter indicus carries:
- a CDS encoding tetratricopeptide repeat protein; translation: MKIKSLLLIASLFCSVVAFAQKGELNRGKASYSKFNEVKQIGSAELGLKDLEAAKTSLEKAAENDKTNNLSETWTYLALVYSDYVLLDSTGGADEYKQKALAAIEKAKSTEGADEQAENIDVAAKTLAQAELTVGVKAFENQDFAGAYTAFAKGLEYLPGDTLFSYYAGLAAINAQDYPNAIEKYKTLLDHDDFSSLSQVYLDLSRLYLMQEDTTSAIQYAKEGSAKFPENQELATQNIELNLQAGNEAEVIADISSQIEKDPSNAVLHYYHGIALGASGQNDEAEAAYKKSIELDPQSVNAYINLGGLMLNKGIEVFREASKLPANEQQKYNEQAKIGNQLVDEALPFLEKATEIDPTSAVAWQNLRTYYQLKENTEKVNEIQEKMNSLN
- a CDS encoding tetratricopeptide repeat protein; translated protein: MLQKREMKMNRIHQQKIKEKAYCKMKKAFLLFFVTFMMGQPIVWAQSDEKEGNNAFAMYAKTADFKQLENARKFSDNAYKERRDSSAYKNNLLRALVYSSLAVADSNRSLKYSKDPIDEAKFALSKLNDEQLNYENEAQITYIHRKLGNAHLILGRRALNNNKYEEAYNHLKQVDTLSRGDIQVNRNLAVLASQLEKNDEAIHYYNAYLESKDNASAEDILIMADLYNKTGNQNERLNVLLSGSDSYPDNKDILFQIINIYAGNGSYDAVVPLIEHAIRLEPENVELNYLAGYAYEVTGNRKQAEQYYKTTLDLDDNNYNANFELGLLYLRDFVSDTANMEKKDLAEKHLLKANEIDPNSVNALQSLAVLFDKSGDTIQYERVSNQLNQNTFN